The nucleotide sequence ggatgtaaatgggtgttcaagaaaaagcttaggcctgatagtacgattgaaaagtacaaggcaaggcttgtggctaagggttatacctagaaagaaggcgaggacttctttgatacttattcaccagtggcccgattgaccacaatccgagtactgcttgccctggctgcgtcttatggtcttttcgttcatcagatggatgttaagacgactttcctaaatggggagctagatgaggagatctacatggatcagcctgatggcttcgtagtagaaggtcaagaaggaaaggtgtgtaaattattgaagtctttgtatggcctaaaaTAAGCAcataagcaatggcatgaaaagtttgataaaactatgacatctgctggttttgttgcgaatgaagccgacaaatatgtgtactaccgctatggtgggggagaaggagtaatcttgtgcttgtatgtggatgacatactaatctttaggacaagcctcaatgtgattgaggaagtcaaggactttctgtcaaagagctttgacatgaaggatttgggagtggctgatgtgatactaaacatcaaacttctaaggggagaaaatggtggggtaacacttgtacaaactcactatgtggaaaaggtactgagtcgctttggttatagtgactgcaagcccgtgtccactccctatgatccaagcgtgatcctgagaaagaaccgaagaataatgagggatcagttgagatactcccaaatcatcggctcgctaatgtacttggctagtgcaacgaggcctgacatctcatttgctgtgagcaaattaagccggtttgtttcaaatccgggagatgatcactggcgtgctcttgaaagaatattgcgctatctaaagggaatgtcgagctttggcattcactatacggggtacccgaaggtactcgagggctattgtgatgcaaattggatatctgatgctgatgagttaaaagccataagtggatatacattcacacttggaggtggcgctgtttcctggaagtcttgcaagcagactatcttaacaaggtcaacaatggaagcagaacttgcagcacttgataccgctactgttgaggctgaatggctccatgagctccttatggatttgccggtggttgaaaaacctgtgcccgcaatttctatgaactgtgataaccaaacagtaattatcaagataaacagttcaaaggacaacatgaagaccactaggcatgtaaagcggcggttaaaatctatcagaaaattgagaaactccggagtaatagcattggactatgtccatacgtctaaaaatctggcagatcaatttactaagggactatcgcgtaatatgatagatagtgcatcgagtgagatgggactgagacccacatgaagttctatcgtggtggcaacctgtcctatatgatcggagatcccgtgaattaggatggtgaaacaagctatgggtagactgagggaagagaccctttttaataaaggtcaatctcttgagtaatgcacttctcttcctatctgtatggcaggttggtaaatacctcaatgtgatccgagtggcttaatgagaagcaaagatgtcggcctacagggcatcttaaaggaacacacctatgtgagttcgattgctagtcgcaatctatgagatttgggtgatctctagatactcatgaataggctaggagtatgacttatatgctccaaccagaggggatgctacaggcagcctagtatcagtaaaggaatcgagtgagcctcactttgcacaaaactgtcaattcaaggcatagtccattggtcaattgtaaatgagtgtaaactccttttctagatggatgttcaacttaacagtcttcatcgaaacactggtatatcaaacaagctcagatctgaagacattaactgtggacttctgaagtttggtggggattgttagattaatttgggccaggcccattatttattctaattaatcaaataaacttcaaaggcccacaattattgttaagtgaaaaagtgattagtaccatatgggaaattcactaaaaaggttatcaacttaaatagtgagtcttaggactctcacatagacaagttgagagggagaaccgggaggccacacgcgcgcgccgccgccgagccgagccgcgccgcccgcccacgcgcgcgcgcgcgacgCGCCGCGCCGGGGCCATGGCAGTGGGCCATGGGCCgagctgttcgtctgcatctccgaccggagttccctgcgcgcacagggagcttcggtagcaggcctccagaacttcccccgtcaagcgtacctgcacgggtagacggagaatcaagtttttggggagcgccggcttcccggtgcgactgctgccccgtctgcagaagcttcccgtgccactgctccgacaccgcacctgcaggagcttcccgtaccactgctccgacaccgcacctgcaggagtcttccggcgcgacctcctctgcaacatggtggacacgaggaggactggtggccgcaccaacaccaacgacggagaagatgttggctcactgtccgcgggtaccggcagtcccatcctagggtataaatctaatcccactgtgcgctattgttcatatgctattttGTTAGCGTTTTTAGAGCacttggttgctgcactgttaaatactatctgcaCTAGTGGTGctgttacagtatggttagtaGTACTGGTTTTTAGAGCacttggttgctgcactgttaaatactatctgcagtagtgaTGCTGTTACAGTATagttagtggtactgttactattgtttaagtcgtatttatggattaatataagtcgtaaattgaccaaatgttcaacacCTGGCTATGCCTCCTGACTGAGCGTTCCAGGAACTGCTTTTCAGGCACTTGGCGCTAGGGTGGGCGAATGTGGAACCGGACACTCCGGTGAAGGTAGGAACAAGGTTCTGCATCTGCTACAAGGAGTTGATCCCCTGGGTGATGCTGCCGCTTCAGATAGCATATGTGACCGATGGTGAGTCAGACAGGTCCAAGATGTTTGCGTTCGGCAGCGGCACTCTACAGGGCCATTTGCTGGTAGGTACACACACAAAACATACTCGGAGGATAGATATGTTATTGTTGGCATGGTTTTGCTATGTGCTAGAACTGTGAAGTGAGAACTCTGGATGTGGTGTGTGCAGGCCGGGGAGGAGTGGTTTTCGGTGCAGGTGGACGAGGAGGGGCGGGTGTGGTACGAGGTGCTTTCTTTCTCGAAGCCGGCGCATGTCCTGGCGACGCTGTGCTACCCGTAGTGCAGATGAGGCAGAAGCATTTCGCGCAGCAGTCGGGGCAGGCGCTCCTCGGGCATGTGGCCACCTGCTCGACCAAGCAGAAGCAGTAGAGCTTTGTGGAGGGACTATTATACAGAAAATGCCGTATGTATTCCCCTTGTGAATTCCATTCCGGCTTGGCCTGGTTTGGCGTCGCTGGAATGAGAAATGTTGGAGCATTCCGGGTGGGGTTTCCCCATCCCATATTTTATCTTCGTTATGATGATGGATCTTTTGAAGCGGAATGAATTAAAAGAGGAAGATATAATAATTAATAATGATAAAAACACACATAGAATGAACACGTGATGAGAATAGAGAAGGTGCAGTTGGGCTGATATAGGGCGTGTTTTTTTCCGCTTAGAATCAGAATCGAGACGAAAATAAGCGATAATCCCACCCAAACACCGTTGATTATTTTAGATTCTCAGATAAGCGGGAGGTAGAAATAATCCCAAATGCACTAGGCCGCGCGTTTCTCGCACCGTGAACTTGTTTCCACCCGCTGCCCCTCTGCTCCCCAGTCCGTGCTCGCGTCCGCTCTCTCCGCTCGCGACTCCAGCGCTAGGgtttgcgccgccgccgccttgggTCGCGCTGCCCCTCCTTGTCCGCTCGTCGGTGACGTTTGTGGCACTGCTCCCGCTGCTCGGTTGGTAGCTAGCCCTCTCCCCGTCATCTTCCTCAGAGGCGACCGCATCTCTCTGTTCGGTGGAGGCCGGCTCCGTTCGTGCTCCCCGTCGCCCTTTCCTCTGCTCCGACCTTTCTTCTGCTCCGACTAAAGGTCTCAAGTTGGTGCTGGTTCAACTATCCCTTGTCCAAGATCTATTGAGGTACTTGTCTTTACCGATGTATGGATTGTAAGTTTGATTTGTATTGCAAATGGACGAATTATATATGCATAGCATGGTTAGGGACATAGTTTGTGCAGATGCTGAATGCTTGTGTTTTAGAAATTGGTTAGGAATTTTTCTTCAAATGTAATGTTGAATGCTTGTGTTTTACATATTTATTAGTCTGTGGAGATTTTAAATGGACAAGCCAGCAAAAGTTCAGGCAAAATGGGATGCTTTTACTGCCAAGGCCTTCAACGGCATTTGTGTGGAAGAAGTTCTTGCCCACAGTAGGTCTGGACATTGTTTGAATAGTTTGGACTATGCAAATCTTGTTAGAAAGTTCTTCGAACGTACCAAGAGGCCTTATAATGAGTCACAAATGAAGAATAGATGGGATACAATGAAAAAAATATAACAAGTGGAAAACTTTGAACATGAGAGCTACTGGATTAGGAAGGGATCCTACCACTAGTTGTATTGTGGCTTCCGATGAATGGTGGGTAGAGCAAAATGCGGTGAGCATACAAATCACTGGTATTTTTAACTCATATGCAAGTTGTTATgttttttttacaaatatctaattatttttatttatttaggaaagtATTATCTGGTCGATTCAGGATATCCTAATAAAAAAGAGTATCTTGCACCATACAAGGGACAAAGGTACCATGTTTCTGAATGGCAATGTGGTCTAACTCTGGTGGAATTGAAGGAGGTGTTCAATCATTCGCATTCAAGTCTGAGAAACGTGATTGAGAGGTCATTTGGAGTCCTAAAGATGAAATGGTGCATTCTCTTGAAGTTGCCCAAATATTCGGTGAACAAGCAATAAAAAATTATAGTTGCTTGTATGTCCCTTCACAATTTCAGTAGAGACAATAACATAAATGATGCTGACTTTCAATCGCATATCAAGAAGATGGTACAAATGGACCCGAATCCAGCTCAGGTGAAGGAAGGCCTTCTGGAGATGACATAGATATGAGTGCTTTGCGTGATGCTATAGCCACAGCTATGGTTGGTTGATTAACTGCTGTATCCATCTCAATTTGTCCAGACTTGTGTTAATTTCATGTTGTGTAACATTAGTTATTGGAACAAACTTTTAATTATACGAACACAAAAAATTAGTACCATAACTATCTTTAGCTCGTATTCAGTGAACAAATAAGGTGTCATCAGCCTTAGGGGCATACATGTCATTTTACACTCAGGACAGACAATCTATGGGCAATAATCAGGATT is from Miscanthus floridulus cultivar M001 chromosome 7, ASM1932011v1, whole genome shotgun sequence and encodes:
- the LOC136463359 gene encoding UPF0548 protein At2g17695-like — translated: MAWGGLFLSMGCPTQEQQKSCLAAAGGFNYNTTLHGATHLKSVSTLTSDEAGGETSDKVLTERGFFVNQSRVLIGSGSNAFVHAKSALLSWRHLALGWANVEPDTPVKVGTRFCICYKELIPWVMLPLQIAYVTDGESDRSKMFAFGSGTLQGHLLAGEEWFSVQVDEEGRVWYEVLSFSKPAHVLATLCYP